One genomic window of Nerophis lumbriciformis linkage group LG29, RoL_Nlum_v2.1, whole genome shotgun sequence includes the following:
- the LOC133571967 gene encoding F-box/LRR-repeat protein 14-like, producing MFETETHVSCLFPEILAIIFSYLEVKDKGRVAQVCAAWRDASYHKSVWRGVEAKLHLRRANPSLFPSLQTRGVKKVQILSLRRSLSYVIQGMPHIESLNLCGCFNLTDNGLCHAFVQDIPSLRVLNLSLCKQISDSSLGRIAQYLKNLEVLELGGCSNITNTGLLLVAWGLHRLRSLNLRSCRHVSDVGIGHLAGMTRSAAEGCLALEKLTLQDCQKLTDLSLKHVSKGLGRLKVLNLSFCGGISDAGMIHLSHMTHLCSLNLRSCDNISDTGVMHLAMGSLRLSGLDVSFCDKIGDQSLAHIAQGLDRLKSLSLCSCHVSDDGINRMVRQMHELRTLNIGQCVRITDKGLELIADHLGQLTGIDLYGCTKITKRGLERITRLPCLKVLNLGLWQMTDSERLR from the coding sequence ATGTTCGAGACGGAGACCCACGTTTCGTGCCTTTTCCCCGAGATCCTGGCCATCATTTTCAGCTACCTGGAGGTGAAGGACAAAGGCCGGGTGGCGCAGGTGTGCGCGGCGTGGAGGGACGCGTCCTACCACAAGTCGGTGTGGCGCGGCGTGGAGGCCAAGCTCCACCTGCGCCGCGCCAACCCCTCGCTCTTCCCCAGCCTGCAGACGCGCGGCGTCAAGAAGGTGCAGATCCTCAGCCTGCGGCGCAGCCTGAGCTACGTCATCCAGGGCATGCCGCACATCGAGAGCCTCAACCTGTGCGGCTGCTTCAACCTGACGGACAACGGCCTGTGCCACGCCTTCGTGCAGGACATCCCCTCCCTGCGGGTGCTCAACCTCAGCCTGTGCAAGCAGATCAGCGACTCCAGCCTGGGCCGCATCGCCCAGTACCTGAAGAACCTGGAGGTGCTGGAgctgggcggctgcagcaacatcaCCAACACGGGCCTGCTGCTGGTGGCCTGGGGCCTGCACCGGCTGCGGAGCTTGAACCTGCGCAGCTGCCGCCACGTGTCGGACGTGGGCATCGGGCACCTGGCGGGCATGACGCGCAGCGCCGCCGAGGGCTGCCTGGCGTTGGAGAAGCTCACCTTGCAGGACTGCCAGAAGCTCACCGACCTCTCGCTCAAGCACGTCTCCAAGGGGCTGGGCCGGCTCAAGGTGCTCAACCTGAGCTTCTGCGGCGGGATCTCGGACGCCGGCATGATCCACCTGTCCCACATGACGCACCTGTGCAGCCTCAACCTGCGCTCCTGCGACAACATCAGCGACACGGGCGTCATGCACCTGGCCATGGGCTCGCTGCGCCTCTCGGGCCTGGACGTGTCCTTCTGCGACAAGATCGGCGACCAGAGCCTGGCCCACATCGCCCAGGGACTGGACCGGCTCAAGTCGCTGTCGCTGTGCTCCTGCCACGTCAGCGACGACGGCATCAACCGCATGGTGCGGCAGATGCACGAGCTGCGGACGCTGAACATCGGCCAGTGCGTGCGCATCACCGACAAAGGCCTGGAGCTCATCGCCGACCACCTGGGCCAGCTGACGGGCATCGACCTGTACGGCTGCACCAAGATCACCAAGCGGGGCCTGGAGAGGATCACCCGGCTGCCCTGCCTGAAGGTCCTCAACCTGGGCTTGTGGCAGATGACCGACAGCGAGCGCTTGAGGTAG